Proteins from a genomic interval of Candidatus Babela massiliensis:
- a CDS encoding RluA family pseudouridine synthase: MELLMEQENTKISLNIDEDNASKRLDLYLYQQYPCYSRTFFKNLIEDKLLSINGKIIDKPSYITKNEDLIQFSFPKLKPLIESNMDNIRDLNLDVRVLYTHQDFLIVYKPANLTVHKPSTNSKEITLVDWLVCHFKELEKVGDLERPGIVHRLDKDTSGILIIPRNNQAHIVFSNMFKERKIEKTYIAVVKGHPMSSSDFNKIDKKIRRDIAQRNKMAADYTTGRDSVTYYKVQKYLTDASVLEVKPITGRTHQIRVHLSSINHPIIGDELYGSKSKLISRQALHAYRLSFNYKDIDYVFWYDIPSDMKTIIDQL, translated from the coding sequence ATGGAGTTACTAATGGAACAAGAAAATACCAAAATAAGTCTAAATATCGATGAAGATAATGCTTCAAAAAGATTGGATCTTTATTTATATCAGCAATATCCATGTTACTCAAGAACTTTTTTTAAAAATTTAATTGAAGATAAGTTATTATCAATAAATGGCAAGATAATAGATAAACCAAGTTATATTACTAAGAATGAAGATCTTATACAATTTAGTTTTCCTAAATTAAAACCTTTAATTGAAAGTAACATGGATAATATTAGAGATTTAAATCTTGATGTTAGAGTTTTATATACCCATCAAGATTTTCTTATAGTTTATAAACCTGCTAATTTAACTGTTCATAAACCTAGTACCAACAGTAAAGAAATAACTCTTGTAGATTGGCTTGTATGTCATTTTAAAGAACTTGAGAAAGTTGGGGATCTAGAGCGTCCAGGTATAGTGCATCGTCTTGATAAAGATACGTCTGGAATTTTAATTATACCAAGAAATAATCAAGCTCATATTGTTTTTTCTAATATGTTTAAAGAAAGAAAAATTGAAAAGACATATATAGCTGTTGTTAAAGGTCATCCTATGTCTAGTTCTGATTTTAATAAAATAGATAAAAAAATTAGAAGAGATATTGCTCAAAGAAATAAGATGGCGGCAGATTATACAACTGGCAGAGATTCCGTTACTTATTATAAAGTGCAAAAATATTTAACAGATGCATCGGTATTAGAAGTAAAACCTATTACAGGGCGTACTCATCAAATAAGAGTTCATTTATCATCGATTAATCATCCAATTATAGGAGATGAACTCTATGGCTCAAAATCTAAATTAATATCAAGGCAGGCTTTACATGCTTATAGGTTATCTTTTAATTATAAAGATATCGATTATGTATTTTGGTATGATATTCCTTCTGATATGAAAACTATTATAGATCAGTTATAA
- the mgtE gene encoding magnesium transporter — protein MSIKQTFNDILDNIDDVIAQSSDLGVSLWQDFLDIHPADIAQFLSDINQDKAKVLFLAIPKKLKFEVFSYLSEYTKKLLLSTVPDTERSALLSSLPLDELTDLLDYLSDEELKNYLKLLHKKDREKVVSLMQFESESAGGIMHTDVLTLMQDLTIEKSINILQRLQPKKELHRVIYVTTRENELVGYINLEDLVLRKPVTKLDSIVKEAELIVNVHEDQEKVAQDMSRYKLTIAPVVSDNNIFLGIIDSDALVGIIEQEAAEDVYKISALTPIKHTYFETPFSKLYYQRVSILAILLLTQTFSALIIKHYEDLLTGFLIIFLTMIASTGGNVSSQTSALVIQGLVSGEISDANRYRFLWRELLMACAIGGTLAIVSFIRVFATNPDPSKLLSIFSISLSIAAIVIVSVMLGSIIPLVLKRFKLDPALSAGPFLATIMDILGILIYCNISRIILGL, from the coding sequence ATGAGTATAAAACAAACTTTTAATGATATTTTAGACAATATTGATGATGTTATTGCTCAAAGCTCTGATCTAGGAGTTTCTTTATGGCAGGATTTTTTAGATATACATCCGGCTGATATTGCACAATTTTTAAGCGATATTAATCAAGATAAAGCAAAAGTTTTATTTCTTGCAATTCCAAAAAAACTTAAATTTGAAGTTTTTTCGTATCTTTCTGAATATACTAAGAAATTATTGCTCTCAACAGTACCTGATACTGAAAGAAGTGCTTTACTTTCTAGTTTACCACTTGATGAATTAACTGACTTACTTGATTATCTTTCTGATGAAGAACTAAAAAATTACTTAAAGTTATTGCATAAAAAAGATAGAGAAAAGGTTGTATCTTTGATGCAATTTGAGTCAGAATCAGCTGGCGGTATAATGCACACTGATGTACTGACATTAATGCAAGATTTAACTATAGAAAAAAGTATCAATATACTTCAAAGGCTGCAACCTAAAAAAGAACTGCATAGAGTTATTTATGTAACAACACGTGAAAATGAATTAGTTGGATATATCAATTTAGAAGATCTAGTTTTAAGAAAACCAGTTACTAAATTAGATTCAATTGTTAAAGAAGCGGAATTAATAGTTAATGTGCATGAAGATCAAGAAAAAGTTGCTCAAGATATGTCAAGATATAAATTAACTATAGCACCTGTAGTTTCTGATAATAATATATTTCTTGGAATAATTGACAGTGACGCATTAGTAGGAATTATAGAACAAGAAGCTGCAGAAGATGTTTATAAAATATCTGCTTTAACTCCTATTAAGCATACTTACTTTGAAACACCATTTTCAAAACTTTACTATCAAAGAGTATCTATACTTGCTATTTTACTTCTAACTCAAACATTTTCTGCTCTTATTATAAAACATTATGAAGATTTATTGACTGGATTTTTAATTATATTTCTAACAATGATAGCATCAACTGGTGGAAATGTAAGTAGCCAAACTTCAGCATTAGTAATACAAGGGTTAGTATCTGGTGAAATATCAGATGCAAATAGATATAGATTCTTGTGGCGTGAGTTATTGATGGCTTGTGCTATTGGCGGAACTTTAGCTATAGTATCATTTATAAGAGTATTTGCGACAAATCCTGATCCATCTAAATTGCTTTCAATATTTTCAATTAGTCTTTCAATAGCTGCGATAGTTATAGTATCCGTTATGCTAGGTAGTATAATTCCATTAGTTTTAAAAAGATTTAAGCTAGATCCAGCACTATCAGCAGGACCATTTTTAGCTACTATAATGGATATATTAGGAATATTAATTTATTGTAATATAAGTAGAATTATTTTAGGTTTATAA
- a CDS encoding alanyl-tRNA editing protein → MKKIFWDNPYQTELLTKIISIENNKILFEETIAYSFSGGQESDKAWINNVPILNSIKEDHLIYYILPENHTFTVEQIVRMTIDWPRRHKLMRLHFAAELILEIVTQKYGFEKIGAHIAEHKSRIDFIADTNISIYFEKILDQYNQIINQDLPIKTGYSDIENQRRFWEIDGFAQVPCGGTHVRSTGEVGYVALKRDRPGKSVERIEIKLVDNI, encoded by the coding sequence ATGAAGAAAATATTCTGGGATAATCCATATCAAACTGAATTGCTAACCAAAATCATTTCAATTGAGAACAACAAAATTCTTTTTGAAGAAACTATAGCTTATTCTTTTTCTGGTGGACAAGAAAGTGATAAAGCATGGATAAATAACGTTCCAATATTGAACTCAATAAAAGAAGATCATCTTATATATTATATTTTACCAGAGAATCATACTTTTACTGTAGAGCAAATCGTCAGAATGACCATTGATTGGCCACGTCGTCATAAACTAATGAGACTACATTTTGCTGCAGAATTAATTCTTGAAATTGTAACTCAAAAATATGGATTTGAAAAAATTGGAGCTCATATAGCTGAACATAAGTCACGTATAGATTTTATAGCAGATACCAATATTTCAATATACTTTGAAAAAATCTTAGATCAATATAATCAAATTATTAATCAAGACCTTCCAATTAAAACTGGATACTCAGATATTGAAAATCAAAGACGCTTTTGGGAAATAGACGGTTTTGCTCAAGTTCCATGTGGAGGAACACACGTCAGATCAACAGGAGAAGTAGGATACGTAGCATTAAAAAGAGATCGCCCAGGAAAATCTGTAGAAAGAATAGAAATTAAACTTGTAGATAATATATAA